In the Candidatus Delongbacteria bacterium genome, TCATCTTCAGCAGGCCTTCCAGCGGTCCCAGTCGCTTGATCATCTGCAACTGGGAGAGGAAGTCCTCCAGGTCGAACTCCGCCCGCGCCATGCGGGCCGCCATTTTCTCCGCGTCCTGGCGCTCGACCTGCTCCTGGACCTTCTCCACCAGGCCCACCACGTCGCCCATGCCCAGGATGCGCTGGGCCAGCCGGTCGGGGTGGAAGGGCTCCAGCGCCTCGAGCTTCTCCCCCGTTCCGATGAACTTGAGGGGCTTGCCCGTGACCGCGCGGATGCTCATGGCCGCGCCGCCGCGCGTGTCGCCGTCCAGCTTGGTCAGGATCACGCCGTGGAAGGCGAGGCGCTCGTTGAACTCGCGCGCGGCCTTGACGGCGTCCTGTCCGATCATGGCATCGGCCACGAAGAGGATCTCGTGCGGGTTCAGTTCCGCGCGGATCCGCTCCAGCTCCTGCATCATGCCTTCGTCGATGTGCAGGCGCCCGGCCGTGTCCAGGATGATGGTGTCAAAGTTGCCCCGGCGCGCTTCGGCCACGCCTTCCCGGGCGGTCTTCAAGGCGTCGTTGTCCACCGGCTGGAAGACCGGCACGCCCAGCTGCCGGCCCAGCACCACCAGCTGGTCCACGGCCGCCGGGCGGTAGATGTCCGCGGCGATCAGGAAGGGCCGTCGCCCCATCCTGCGCTTGAGCAGGTGCGCCAGCTTGGCCGCGGACGTGGTCTTGCCACTGCCCTGCAGGCCCACCATCATCAGCAGGGTCGGCTCGCCCCGCGCGAACTGGATGGGCTGGTTCTCCCCGCCCAGCAAGGCCGTCAATTCGTCGTGGACGATTTTGACGAACTGCTGGCCGGGCAGGACGC is a window encoding:
- the ffh gene encoding signal recognition particle protein: MLDALQERFDGILRSLKGQAKISESNIEDATREIRRALLEADVGVQVTRDFVARVAEQARGAEVLKGVLPGQQFVKIVHDELTALLGGENQPIQFARGEPTLLMMVGLQGSGKTTSAAKLAHLLKRRMGRRPFLIAADIYRPAAVDQLVVLGRQLGVPVFQPVDNDALKTAREGVAEARRGNFDTIILDTAGRLHIDEGMMQELERIRAELNPHEILFVADAMIGQDAVKAAREFNERLAFHGVILTKLDGDTRGGAAMSIRAVTGKPLKFIGTGEKLEALEPFHPDRLAQRILGMGDVVGLVEKVQEQVERQDAEKMAARMARAEFDLEDFLSQLQMIKRLGPLEGLLKMIPGVGSKLKDMDLDSGQLTRTEAIIQSMTPAERRQPALINGSRKARIARGSGVKENDVGLLLHQYDQMKGMMKQLGGMGMFGAPGGRRGSGPDNDRPQPVLNPVSAGFSVKRAQKKAGKKKR